One genomic segment of Mesoterricola silvestris includes these proteins:
- a CDS encoding DUF4125 family protein, giving the protein MTANLIDHIIDLEWTMFHSVKASEPAACQEAEGTFRTMRRMSHSVLPPQVLEPMAAQLEAATAQGRNLMTEKYARMANQIPPLSDSPLIAEVVAAEEAWMLALNRRYPLTFPGKGDAFRTYLEADLETYAPATLEAYAACVREALAAGRNLVEERFANLFRRMGYADIEAREAQTRLQAFKCCQ; this is encoded by the coding sequence ATGACCGCCAACCTCATCGACCACATCATCGACCTCGAATGGACCATGTTCCATTCCGTCAAGGCCAGCGAACCCGCCGCCTGCCAGGAGGCGGAGGGCACCTTCCGCACCATGCGCAGGATGAGCCATTCCGTGCTGCCCCCCCAGGTGCTGGAGCCCATGGCCGCCCAGTTGGAAGCCGCCACCGCCCAGGGGCGCAACCTCATGACCGAGAAGTACGCCCGCATGGCCAACCAGATCCCGCCCCTGAGCGACAGCCCCCTCATCGCCGAGGTGGTGGCCGCGGAGGAGGCCTGGATGCTGGCCCTCAACCGCCGCTACCCCCTCACCTTCCCCGGCAAGGGCGATGCGTTCCGCACCTACCTGGAGGCGGACCTGGAGACCTACGCCCCGGCCACCCTGGAGGCCTACGCCGCCTGCGTGCGGGAGGCCCTGGCCGCGGGGCGCAACCTCGTGGAGGAGCGCTTCGCGAACCTCTTCCGGCGCATGGGCTACGCCGACATCGAGGCCCGGGAGGCCCAGACCCGCCTCCAGGCCTTCAAGTGCTGCCAGTAG
- a CDS encoding tetratricopeptide repeat protein codes for MPKTEKPAPPPRYAEGLRRHNAGDREGALAFFAELVRSFPGDAPAHYFHGLVLFRLGRFTEAVAPLRRSVELFPGEDAFVKLALAQGQTGDLPACLETLEEAARRLPASAEVRAYLGTTLRSLDRVEEALGAYGAALERDPDHVPALWGLGLALGMRDRHGEGMAALRRAIELDPAFPPPHFHLGVLAFAAGDPGETRRQEALLRTLAPSYAGRLILLLEGKLP; via the coding sequence ATGCCGAAGACTGAAAAACCCGCCCCGCCTCCGCGCTATGCCGAAGGCCTGCGCCGCCACAACGCCGGCGACCGGGAGGGGGCCCTGGCCTTCTTCGCGGAGCTCGTCCGTTCCTTCCCCGGGGACGCCCCGGCCCATTATTTCCACGGGCTCGTGCTCTTCCGCCTGGGGCGCTTCACCGAGGCGGTGGCGCCCCTTCGCCGCTCGGTGGAGCTCTTCCCGGGGGAGGACGCCTTCGTCAAGCTGGCCCTGGCCCAGGGGCAGACCGGAGACCTGCCGGCATGCCTGGAAACCCTGGAGGAGGCGGCGCGCCGCCTGCCGGCCTCGGCGGAGGTGCGGGCCTACCTGGGCACCACCCTGCGCTCCCTGGACCGGGTGGAGGAGGCCCTGGGGGCCTACGGCGCCGCCCTGGAGCGGGACCCGGACCACGTGCCGGCCCTGTGGGGCCTGGGCCTGGCCCTGGGCATGCGGGACCGCCACGGCGAGGGCATGGCCGCCCTGCGCCGGGCCATCGAACTGGACCCCGCCTTTCCGCCCCCTCATTTCCACCTGGGCGTCCTGGCCTTCGCGGCCGGCGACCCCGGCGAGACCCGCCGGCAGGAGGCCCTCCTGCGCACCCTCGCGCCCAGCTACGCCGGGCGCCTCATCCTGCTCCTCGAAGGGAAGCTCCCATGA
- the hpdB gene encoding 4-hydroxyphenylacetate decarboxylase large subunit, whose product MPKKLKEVLVEAGIPMDFESGGHSPANLTDREIVQEPHARVKALKDIFMQTLSSANNEFPYWYSREYFSLDSEIPVIRRAQSLKTAFSHLTPVIYPGELLVMHKAPFFRGSFPMPWLSEGYYMAKEDELYQDALKRGSASADEHSKFGTGGGNVTKSFGKVVSLAGKFGMRQEEVPGLLNLAKKWVGKSVDDLGHKYEQMVPDYEVKEALMRNIFCMFDSGYTLPQGREVINYYYPLEYGIDGLIAMAKERKDKVAGRADGDGIKGTNRLFNYEAIILVLEGISTWISNYAKEARRLEGLEKNAAQKREYSQIAERLEYLAHGKPRDFRDAIQMILTFHLAVLNEDAISGMSPGRIGQVLYPYFEQDMASGRISEDEVMELLELYRLSISSIDCFASAGVVGGVLSGNTFNTVSIGGLNKEGKHACNPLEYLLLKAGLTNAMPQPTLALLYDEKLPEDFLLLAMETIKTGVGYPAFMNNQSAMTFMMNQYGPEGMTPEEARAWAIGGCLESSACCWKPLHLNGKEYFIPGGAGQPTSVGVHFLALPKILEAVLWNGVDQRTGQKVFEPHNRTFNTYEELWDQFKLYWQKAVDILALTNNIQHDIWRKNNMAVINSLMKPDCLDTGHLIDEKGYRYNATYNVESAGTITAVNSLAAIKKLVFVDKTVTLEDLKKAVKDNFGFKTAKEVNSFSLSDQEKREDGPSAWDKLHFMCLQAPKYGNDEAFADQILLEWEEFFCPDCSNYESLFAHTMYPCQISVSTHGAMGSATIASMDGRLAGTTYADASLSAFPGTDRNGVYALLNSAAIWDHTQSQNSQLNIKIHPSAIQGPSGSRKLLDLCQAYMRKGGFHIQFNVVDTKVLKDAQENPQNYRDLMVRVAGFTQYWVEIGKPVQDELIARTEYEGI is encoded by the coding sequence ATGCCCAAGAAACTCAAAGAGGTGCTGGTCGAAGCCGGCATTCCCATGGACTTCGAGTCGGGCGGCCATTCCCCGGCGAACCTCACGGACCGCGAGATCGTCCAGGAGCCCCACGCCCGCGTGAAGGCCCTCAAGGACATCTTCATGCAGACGCTGTCCTCGGCCAACAACGAGTTCCCGTACTGGTATTCCCGGGAGTACTTCTCCCTGGATTCCGAGATCCCCGTCATCCGCCGCGCCCAGTCCCTGAAGACCGCCTTCAGCCACCTGACCCCGGTCATCTACCCCGGCGAGCTGCTGGTCATGCACAAGGCCCCCTTCTTCCGCGGGTCCTTCCCCATGCCCTGGCTGTCCGAGGGCTATTACATGGCCAAGGAGGACGAGCTCTACCAGGACGCCCTCAAGCGCGGTTCCGCCTCGGCCGACGAGCACTCCAAGTTCGGCACCGGCGGCGGCAACGTCACCAAGAGCTTCGGCAAGGTGGTTTCCCTGGCCGGCAAGTTCGGCATGCGCCAGGAAGAGGTCCCCGGCCTCCTGAACCTGGCCAAGAAGTGGGTGGGCAAGTCCGTGGACGACCTGGGCCACAAGTACGAGCAGATGGTCCCCGACTACGAAGTGAAGGAAGCCCTCATGCGGAACATCTTCTGCATGTTCGATTCCGGCTACACCCTGCCCCAGGGCCGGGAAGTCATCAACTACTACTACCCCCTCGAGTACGGCATCGATGGCCTCATCGCCATGGCCAAGGAACGCAAGGACAAGGTGGCGGGCCGCGCCGACGGCGACGGCATCAAGGGCACCAACCGCCTGTTCAACTACGAGGCCATCATCCTGGTCCTGGAAGGCATCAGCACCTGGATCAGCAACTACGCCAAGGAAGCCCGCCGCCTGGAAGGCCTGGAGAAGAACGCCGCGCAGAAGCGGGAGTACAGCCAGATCGCCGAGCGCCTGGAGTACCTGGCCCACGGCAAGCCCCGGGATTTCCGCGACGCCATCCAGATGATCCTCACCTTCCACCTGGCCGTCCTCAACGAGGACGCCATCTCGGGCATGTCCCCCGGACGCATCGGCCAGGTGCTCTACCCCTACTTCGAGCAGGACATGGCTTCGGGCCGCATCTCCGAGGACGAGGTCATGGAGCTCCTGGAGCTCTATCGCCTGAGCATCTCCTCCATCGACTGCTTCGCCTCCGCGGGCGTAGTGGGCGGCGTGCTCTCCGGCAACACCTTCAACACGGTCAGCATCGGCGGCCTCAACAAGGAAGGCAAGCACGCCTGCAACCCGCTGGAGTACCTGCTCCTGAAGGCCGGCCTCACCAACGCCATGCCCCAGCCCACCCTGGCCCTGCTGTACGACGAGAAGCTCCCCGAGGACTTCCTCCTGCTGGCCATGGAAACCATCAAGACGGGCGTCGGCTACCCCGCGTTCATGAACAACCAGAGCGCCATGACCTTCATGATGAACCAGTACGGCCCCGAGGGCATGACGCCCGAAGAGGCCCGCGCCTGGGCCATCGGCGGCTGCCTGGAGTCCTCCGCCTGCTGCTGGAAGCCCCTGCACCTGAACGGCAAGGAATACTTCATCCCCGGCGGCGCCGGCCAGCCCACCTCCGTGGGCGTGCACTTCCTGGCCCTGCCCAAGATCCTGGAAGCCGTCCTGTGGAACGGCGTGGACCAGCGCACCGGCCAGAAGGTCTTCGAGCCCCACAACCGCACGTTCAACACCTACGAGGAGCTGTGGGACCAGTTCAAGCTCTACTGGCAGAAGGCCGTTGACATCCTGGCCCTGACCAACAACATCCAGCACGACATCTGGCGCAAGAACAACATGGCGGTCATCAACTCGCTCATGAAGCCCGACTGCCTGGACACCGGCCACCTCATCGACGAGAAGGGCTACCGCTACAACGCCACCTACAACGTGGAGAGCGCCGGCACCATCACCGCCGTCAATTCCCTGGCCGCCATCAAGAAGCTGGTGTTCGTGGACAAGACCGTCACCCTCGAGGACCTGAAGAAGGCCGTCAAGGACAACTTCGGCTTCAAGACCGCCAAGGAAGTGAACTCCTTCTCCCTGTCCGACCAGGAGAAGCGCGAGGACGGCCCCAGCGCCTGGGACAAGCTGCACTTCATGTGCCTGCAGGCTCCCAAGTACGGCAACGACGAAGCCTTCGCCGACCAGATCCTGCTCGAGTGGGAAGAGTTCTTCTGCCCCGACTGCTCGAACTACGAGTCGCTGTTCGCCCATACGATGTATCCCTGCCAGATCTCCGTGTCCACACACGGCGCCATGGGTTCGGCGACCATCGCCTCCATGGACGGGCGGCTCGCCGGCACCACGTACGCCGACGCCTCCCTCTCCGCCTTCCCCGGCACGGACCGCAACGGCGTCTACGCCCTGCTGAACTCCGCCGCCATCTGGGACCACACCCAGTCCCAGAACTCCCAGCTCAACATCAAGATCCACCCCAGCGCCATCCAGGGCCCCAGCGGCTCCCGCAAGCTCCTGGACCTCTGCCAGGCCTACATGCGCAAGGGCGGCTTCCACATCCAGTTCAACGTCGTGGACACCAAGGTGCTCAAGGACGCCCAGGAAAACCCCCAGAACTACCGCGACCTGATGGTGCGCGTGGCCGGCTTCACCCAGTACTGGGTCGAGATCGGCAAGCCCGTCCAGGATGAACTCATCGCCCGCACCGAATACGAAGGGATCTGA
- the hpdC gene encoding 4-hydroxyphenylacetate decarboxylase small subunit codes for MTTKLNHRDCQNFAAIDVSKGICHLTKNIVLADTEQCEDCAPLRKCSGCKQFSATKGALEMGVCGASKADPKFFAYPDMVATTCEMYQGH; via the coding sequence ATGACGACCAAACTCAACCACCGCGACTGCCAGAACTTCGCCGCCATCGACGTGTCGAAGGGCATCTGCCACCTGACGAAGAACATCGTGCTGGCCGACACCGAGCAGTGCGAGGACTGCGCACCCCTGCGCAAGTGCTCGGGCTGCAAGCAGTTCTCCGCCACCAAGGGCGCGCTCGAAATGGGCGTCTGCGGCGCCTCCAAGGCCGATCCCAAGTTCTTCGCCTATCCTGACATGGTCGCCACGACCTGCGAGATGTACCAGGGCCACTGA
- a CDS encoding MFS transporter, producing the protein MEEKNARFYGWSVVFASWLAVFCLFGYRATFAILKGPMAVTLGWTTAEVTLGYSLMMVVYAVAAYFSGMILDKWGTKPVYAVAAVFGALGFVLTARIDSHLAYLFTFGLLGGIATGMLWVTSTVSVRKWYIGKSYATMWGFAFAGGPMAQFVLAQVVKPTLSASQAKLDGAIRPLVEGGAALAPKQMALAVAAKLKDPAVLALPDVKSALQGLEHAWRYQMTILGVIVLIALVVAVLVAKQSPERYGLKPFGAIPAAPGIAAAAEVDWTVGEAFSKYAIWGGILTFLTSMMGEFLIWTQVVSYWTQDVGYNLKKATNIYALIGLVGIFSMPIMGKVADLVVQKVGLEAKGRKIMLLVGPATGVIACLLLLASPSGDIFAYIACVIFAIYWAIVPGGVVGYTGAIYGRKTLGKIWGLATMIVMGIGPFLGSYIGGWLKDFSGKYTYSIWFALCAFAVSILLASTLPLRAENRK; encoded by the coding sequence ATGGAAGAGAAGAACGCACGATTCTACGGATGGTCCGTGGTGTTCGCATCCTGGCTGGCCGTGTTCTGCCTGTTCGGGTACCGCGCCACCTTCGCCATCCTCAAGGGCCCCATGGCCGTGACCCTGGGCTGGACCACCGCGGAAGTGACCCTGGGCTACTCGCTCATGATGGTCGTGTACGCCGTGGCCGCCTACTTCAGCGGCATGATCCTGGACAAGTGGGGCACCAAGCCCGTGTATGCCGTGGCCGCCGTGTTCGGCGCCCTGGGCTTCGTCCTCACGGCCCGCATCGATTCCCACCTGGCCTACCTGTTCACCTTCGGCCTGCTGGGCGGCATCGCCACCGGCATGCTGTGGGTCACCTCCACCGTCTCGGTGCGAAAGTGGTACATCGGGAAGTCGTACGCCACCATGTGGGGCTTCGCCTTCGCCGGCGGGCCCATGGCCCAGTTCGTGCTGGCCCAGGTGGTCAAGCCCACCCTCTCCGCCAGCCAGGCCAAGCTGGACGGGGCCATCCGGCCCCTGGTGGAAGGCGGCGCGGCCCTGGCCCCCAAGCAGATGGCCCTGGCCGTCGCGGCCAAGCTCAAGGATCCCGCCGTCCTGGCCCTGCCCGACGTGAAGAGCGCCCTCCAGGGCCTCGAGCATGCCTGGCGGTACCAGATGACCATCCTGGGCGTCATCGTCCTCATCGCCCTGGTGGTGGCCGTCCTCGTGGCCAAGCAGTCCCCTGAGCGGTACGGCCTGAAGCCCTTCGGCGCCATCCCCGCCGCCCCCGGCATCGCCGCCGCGGCGGAAGTGGACTGGACCGTCGGCGAGGCCTTCTCCAAGTACGCCATCTGGGGAGGCATCCTCACCTTCCTCACCAGCATGATGGGCGAATTCCTCATCTGGACCCAGGTCGTCAGCTACTGGACCCAGGACGTGGGCTACAACCTCAAGAAGGCCACCAACATCTACGCCCTCATCGGGCTGGTGGGCATCTTCTCCATGCCCATCATGGGCAAGGTGGCCGACCTGGTGGTGCAGAAGGTGGGCCTGGAGGCCAAGGGCCGCAAGATCATGCTCCTCGTGGGCCCCGCCACGGGCGTCATCGCCTGCCTCCTGCTCCTGGCGAGCCCCTCGGGCGACATCTTCGCCTACATCGCCTGCGTCATCTTCGCCATCTACTGGGCCATCGTCCCCGGCGGCGTGGTGGGCTACACCGGCGCCATCTACGGCCGCAAGACCCTGGGCAAGATCTGGGGCCTGGCCACCATGATCGTCATGGGCATCGGGCCCTTCCTGGGTTCGTACATCGGCGGCTGGCTGAAGGACTTCTCCGGCAAGTACACGTACTCCATCTGGTTCGCCCTTTGCGCCTTCGCCGTCTCCATCCTCCTGGCGTCCACGCTGCCCCTGCGGGCCGAGAACCGCAAGTGA
- a CDS encoding glycyl-radical enzyme activating protein — translation MNTQHDPSTPTGLIFDIQAHSVHDGPGTRTTVFLNGCPFACEWCCNPEGLHRKPVVMHREQRCGHCGKCMEACPRGAISLGADGLEVFDRSLCETCTTYECVSTCYHEGNVLSGKLYTVEQIITIAQRDRQFWGSGGGMTFSGGEPLLQRNFMLPLLRRCREIRINTCIETTASLPSDYFMEAASLLNWIFVDIKNMDPAAHKAKTGADNALTLKNLRLLGASDLDCFVVVRIPVIPGWNDSEANIRATARFVKDCGLEVINLLPFHRLSESKWRQVGREYAFKDVPGMPREELAPLAQWVREEGITCYTGWETPF, via the coding sequence GTGAACACCCAGCACGATCCGTCCACGCCCACCGGGCTCATCTTCGATATCCAGGCCCACTCGGTGCACGACGGTCCCGGAACGCGCACCACCGTGTTCCTCAATGGATGTCCCTTCGCCTGCGAATGGTGCTGCAATCCCGAAGGACTTCACAGAAAGCCCGTGGTCATGCACCGCGAACAGCGGTGCGGCCACTGCGGCAAGTGCATGGAGGCCTGCCCCCGGGGAGCCATCTCCCTGGGGGCCGACGGCCTGGAGGTCTTCGACCGGAGCCTCTGCGAGACCTGCACGACCTACGAATGCGTCAGCACCTGCTACCACGAGGGCAATGTCCTGAGCGGCAAGCTCTACACCGTGGAGCAGATCATCACCATCGCCCAGCGGGACCGGCAGTTCTGGGGTTCGGGCGGGGGCATGACCTTCTCGGGGGGGGAACCCCTCCTCCAGCGCAACTTCATGCTCCCCCTGCTCCGGCGCTGCCGGGAGATCCGCATCAACACGTGCATCGAGACCACGGCCAGCCTGCCCTCGGACTACTTCATGGAAGCCGCGTCCCTGCTCAACTGGATCTTCGTGGACATCAAGAACATGGACCCCGCCGCCCACAAGGCGAAGACGGGCGCCGACAACGCCCTCACCCTGAAGAACCTCCGGCTCCTGGGCGCCTCCGACCTGGACTGCTTCGTGGTGGTGCGCATCCCCGTGATCCCGGGCTGGAACGATTCGGAGGCCAATATCCGCGCCACCGCCCGGTTCGTCAAGGATTGCGGGCTGGAGGTGATCAACCTCCTCCCCTTCCACCGCCTGAGCGAATCCAAGTGGCGCCAGGTGGGACGGGAGTACGCCTTCAAGGACGTGCCCGGGATGCCCCGCGAGGAACTGGCGCCCCTCGCCCAGTGGGTGAGGGAAGAGGGCATCACCTGCTACACCGGCTGGGAGACCCCCTTCTGA
- a CDS encoding alginate export family protein has translation MRMSCRTFVTALSATLALSAQAPNTLDLGFEERVRSEEWNNITDHSDRINDGHLHYRMRTRLWAQYNIGKDLELAAGIAQENRKVVRPDVAYNGRQIFFETLSVNWRFSPGWAVKVGRQDIMRGEGFVFMDGSALDGSRCAYMNAIDLTRNLGTASKLEFIAISNPRQDKYLPRLNDPNDLNLVQRLTEWDEQALALYYTGKEIKDSTIDAYAVYKTETNDYRARANAMFQPDRHLGTVGGRVDRGFGGGWSANAELAYQFGTQAANPAQNVGSKDIGAYGGYARVKKAFEASWKPRVSLGYTVLSGTDPHSNRIGGWDPLFSRWPKWSELYIYSQPAEKGVGYWTNTGMFEAEVRVTPVRNFDLRATYYKMSAMEAPAAVAGQFGSGKDRGGLAQLRADLKVNESFKGHVLYERLTPGSFYGAQDPGYFFRMEVTYTFKARI, from the coding sequence ATGCGAATGTCATGCAGGACCTTTGTGACCGCTCTGTCGGCCACCCTCGCGCTGTCGGCCCAGGCCCCCAACACCCTGGACCTGGGCTTCGAGGAGCGCGTGAGGTCCGAGGAATGGAACAACATCACGGACCACAGCGACCGGATCAACGACGGCCACCTCCACTACCGCATGCGGACCCGCCTCTGGGCCCAGTACAACATCGGCAAGGACCTGGAGCTGGCGGCGGGCATCGCCCAGGAGAACCGCAAGGTGGTGCGGCCCGACGTGGCCTACAACGGCCGCCAGATCTTCTTCGAGACCCTGTCCGTGAACTGGCGCTTCAGCCCGGGCTGGGCCGTGAAGGTGGGGCGCCAGGACATCATGCGGGGCGAGGGCTTCGTGTTCATGGACGGCAGCGCCCTGGACGGCTCCCGCTGCGCCTACATGAACGCCATCGATCTCACGCGGAACCTGGGCACGGCCTCGAAGCTCGAATTCATCGCCATCTCCAATCCCCGCCAGGACAAGTACCTCCCCCGCCTCAACGATCCCAACGACCTGAACCTGGTCCAGCGGCTCACCGAGTGGGACGAGCAGGCCCTGGCCCTGTACTACACGGGCAAGGAGATCAAGGACTCGACGATCGACGCCTACGCCGTGTACAAGACCGAGACCAACGACTACCGGGCCCGCGCCAACGCCATGTTCCAGCCCGACCGGCACCTGGGCACCGTGGGCGGGCGCGTGGACCGCGGCTTCGGCGGCGGCTGGTCGGCCAACGCCGAGCTGGCCTACCAGTTCGGGACCCAGGCCGCCAACCCCGCCCAGAACGTCGGCTCCAAGGACATCGGCGCCTACGGCGGCTACGCCCGGGTGAAGAAGGCCTTCGAGGCCTCCTGGAAGCCCCGGGTGTCCCTGGGCTACACCGTCCTTTCCGGCACCGATCCCCATTCCAACAGGATCGGCGGCTGGGACCCCCTCTTCAGCCGCTGGCCCAAGTGGAGCGAGCTCTACATCTATTCCCAGCCCGCCGAGAAGGGCGTGGGCTACTGGACCAACACCGGCATGTTCGAGGCGGAGGTGCGCGTGACGCCCGTCCGCAATTTCGATCTGCGGGCCACCTACTACAAGATGTCCGCCATGGAGGCCCCCGCGGCCGTGGCCGGCCAGTTCGGCTCCGGCAAGGACCGGGGCGGCCTCGCGCAGCTGCGGGCCGACCTCAAGGTGAACGAAAGCTTCAAGGGCCACGTGCTCTACGAACGCCTGACGCCGGGCAGCTTCTACGGCGCCCAGGATCCGGGCTACTTCTTCCGCATGGAAGTGACCTACACGTTCAAGGCGCGGATCTGA
- a CDS encoding sigma-54 interaction domain-containing protein, translated as MPIHSPHGKAACFPMVSCDCAMDEVIELLLVNGRTSVTVAGSDGGPCGTFDLMAHLLRVRQGLACGPGEAVGGHLEAPGEEPPAQAGSLWREVLHSMLSGTEKPMVALTDGAERVLFANASLRGAFPGLFPGPSVTIPDLLPGHPVGRDADNGAVSFWFVQNQQRAFMVLRVRPALDGIGALVLFELTSQLSKGYQEALDEVDVLKRVLNTVEGLQVVDTRGVITLVNESFLRIHHLTREQSEGHPVTEVIDNTRMHIVAQTGVSEVDEIQTIGGHEYVVSRIPIFKDGKCLGAVGRIVFQDFQEIQRLALKAKRLQMELEALRKSKGKAHADTRFSFEDIVATCESSLLAKERAMMGAPTASTILLLGESGVGKEVYAHAIHNLSPRYSRPFVRVNCSAITESLIESELFGYEDGAFTGARKGGRAGKFELANTGTIFLDEIGDMPLSAQAKLLRVLQEREIDRVGGEGTMPVDIRVIAATNQDLWAMVEQKKFRRDLFFRLNVIPIVIPPLRDRPGDVKALAKLFWADLQKTHGITTKFLTEGAKHLLQDYPWPGNIRELHNVLERTFTIVRDNLISEDQVRMILQGVGSSAGHVCENEDCPLDEVVEKAERRAIGFALARTNNNKAQAAKLLGISRPLLYRKMHQYDIS; from the coding sequence ATGCCCATCCACTCCCCCCATGGGAAAGCGGCGTGCTTTCCCATGGTGTCCTGTGATTGCGCCATGGACGAGGTCATCGAGCTCCTGCTGGTGAACGGCAGGACGTCGGTGACGGTGGCCGGGAGCGACGGGGGCCCCTGCGGGACCTTCGATCTCATGGCCCATCTCCTCCGCGTCCGCCAGGGCCTCGCCTGCGGTCCCGGCGAAGCCGTCGGCGGGCATCTGGAAGCCCCCGGGGAGGAGCCCCCGGCCCAGGCGGGAAGCCTCTGGCGGGAAGTGCTCCACTCCATGCTTTCGGGGACGGAAAAGCCCATGGTGGCGCTCACCGACGGCGCCGAACGCGTGCTCTTCGCCAACGCGTCCCTGCGCGGCGCCTTCCCGGGCCTGTTCCCGGGACCCTCCGTCACCATCCCGGACCTCCTCCCGGGCCACCCCGTGGGCCGGGACGCGGACAACGGGGCCGTGTCCTTCTGGTTCGTCCAGAACCAGCAGCGCGCCTTCATGGTCCTGCGGGTCCGGCCGGCCCTGGACGGCATCGGGGCCCTGGTGCTCTTCGAGCTCACTTCCCAGCTCAGCAAGGGCTACCAGGAGGCGCTGGACGAAGTGGACGTCCTCAAGCGGGTGCTCAACACCGTGGAGGGCCTCCAGGTGGTGGACACCCGGGGCGTCATCACCCTGGTGAACGAGAGCTTTCTGAGGATCCACCACCTCACCCGCGAGCAGTCCGAGGGCCACCCCGTCACCGAGGTCATCGACAACACCCGCATGCACATCGTGGCGCAGACGGGCGTTTCCGAGGTGGACGAGATCCAGACCATCGGCGGCCACGAGTACGTGGTGAGCCGCATCCCCATCTTCAAGGACGGCAAGTGCCTGGGAGCCGTGGGCAGGATCGTCTTCCAGGACTTCCAGGAGATCCAGCGCCTGGCCCTCAAGGCCAAGCGGCTCCAGATGGAGCTGGAGGCCCTGCGCAAGAGCAAGGGCAAGGCCCACGCCGACACCCGGTTCTCCTTCGAGGACATCGTCGCCACCTGCGAATCCAGCCTCCTGGCCAAGGAGCGCGCCATGATGGGCGCCCCCACCGCCTCCACCATCCTCCTCCTGGGGGAGAGCGGGGTGGGCAAGGAGGTGTACGCCCACGCCATCCACAACCTCAGCCCCCGGTACAGCAGGCCCTTCGTGCGGGTCAACTGCTCGGCCATCACCGAGTCCCTCATCGAAAGCGAGCTCTTCGGCTACGAGGACGGCGCATTCACGGGCGCCAGGAAGGGCGGCAGGGCCGGCAAGTTCGAGCTGGCCAACACCGGCACCATCTTCCTGGACGAGATCGGCGACATGCCCCTTTCCGCCCAGGCCAAGCTCCTGCGCGTGCTCCAGGAACGGGAGATCGACAGGGTGGGGGGCGAAGGCACCATGCCCGTGGATATCCGGGTCATCGCCGCCACCAACCAGGACCTGTGGGCCATGGTCGAGCAGAAGAAGTTCCGCCGGGACCTCTTCTTCCGGCTCAACGTCATCCCCATCGTCATCCCGCCCCTGCGGGACCGCCCGGGGGACGTGAAGGCCCTGGCCAAGCTCTTCTGGGCCGACCTGCAGAAGACCCACGGCATCACCACCAAGTTCCTCACCGAAGGCGCCAAGCACCTTCTCCAGGACTACCCCTGGCCCGGCAACATCCGGGAACTGCACAACGTCCTGGAACGCACCTTCACCATCGTGCGGGACAACCTCATCAGCGAGGACCAGGTGCGCATGATCCTCCAGGGCGTGGGATCCAGCGCCGGCCACGTGTGCGAGAACGAGGACTGCCCCCTGGACGAGGTGGTGGAGAAGGCCGAGCGCCGCGCCATCGGCTTCGCCCTGGCCCGCACCAACAACAACAAGGCCCAGGCCGCCAAGCTCCTGGGGATTTCCCGCCCGCTGCTCTACCGGAAGATGCACCAGTACGACATTTCCTGA